The Erigeron canadensis isolate Cc75 chromosome 1, C_canadensis_v1, whole genome shotgun sequence genome segment CTCGTTTAAGGCCACAAAAAAGCTTGAACCGGCTCTGAGAACATAATTGGTAATTCAAAGgcttaaaagtttaaaagaaaaaattgacatttgctttattaggtattatagatatagattacaGGTTTAGAGTTTTAACTATTTAAAATAATGAGTTTatgagtttttctttttctgaaaTGCTTGCTACTTATATGGAAAAGAATGTAATTGTAAGGTCTCGCTCTTAGATAGTAATATGCTTCATAATGTAGAGTCTCATTGTTCAAAGTTAAATAAAAGAGATACATTACCATATATGAAGCTGCACTCTGTTTTTCAAAATTTCAGGATACATTGTCTATATATACGTGAAAACTTTTCACATAtgaatatagttattattaagTATAACCTGATTTATTCGTATATATGTGAACGAATCTATTCACATAACGGGCTGGGTCACGGATTCGATTTTGTTGTGTTGCTAGAACGGAGCGGGTTTTGATCCGTCCACATGCCTAatatatagtaaatatatataaggttgaCCCCTGCTAAGTTCAGATGGAGAATCTCtcacataataatattttaatgattttttttcctaaaaacgAATTAATCATTTGAGCCCTATGTTTTTTCTTCTAAAGTTTATATTATCGTAATTTGATGGGTGCGGGTTCAAGTCCCATTTCATATCTAAAgtttaaattatatatgaacattatgtagtgttttatatatatatcaccttTATAAATTCCTTAAGATTCGTCCCCATAATATCAAGCCTCCAGTAAGACGCTATATATGCTATACATTAAAAATAACCTTTTGTATTTTGTTAAGCAATATAATTAGCATATGTTCTAGAAAGTGCGACAATTGAGAGATGTGTCTATTGTATAGCCATCAAGTTGTTATTTGATGGCTTAGTCACTTAGACTTTGTGTTCTTTAGGAAGAAGTTATTCGAAGGTAGATATATGGCTTGGAAATTACACATAGGAAAATTTCTGTTAACCACCACAAACATTATATATTCGTGTTAAAGTCAATCACAATTTATTTTGTGGTTTTTTAAATTAAGATAGAAATCGTATACAACAAGGAATAGtattaaatatgtaattagAAGTTTCCATACTTTATTAACCTGATATTATCACtgccatacttttttttttcttataatgtttaaagaaaaacaatctttttaatttagaactgaattttaatgaaaatttataaactattaatgatcacattattataatattataaagcaaaacaagttttgattttcattattgactttaagtttcaacaatatacacattataatgcatgatgtactaTACATCATAGTCACATTAGATCAATAACTTCCGTTACTCATCagcgccaccaccaccaccaatctccgccgCTACAACTGCCGCTACCACCGCTCGCCACCACCAACGCCGTTGCCATTACAataccaccgccgccaccacctccATCAACGCCGCAACACGTGAATATCTTTCTCTCATCACATGAACATATGATACGTTTATTTCTAGGATGTGATTATGTTAGTATTTCTATATAGTAATAGCTTTTGCTTATTCTTTGTACTTTGTGTTCTAGCTCCTTgctaatgttttattattaatacttttctataatatatatatatatatatatatatatgaaggttGTTACTAATGACAGTCTAAATTATAAATTGTtactaacaacttattacatataaaaaactaatatattatatatatattaaaagttatccTTGAATTTTTTAACAACAAGCAGGTATAAATATTAATACGCCATATTAATTTTGACTAACAACCTTATGAGTTGTCGTTAACACAattctagctagctagtataTAACGGTTATTAGGTTCACGTACGTACATCATCTCTCGcttaagaattttattttaatacatatagCACTTTCTAGTCGATCGCTTTTGTATTGATCGGTCAATCAATTGTTCTAGCATGGTATGTCTTCTAATAATGGGTGATATTTATGTTAGAAGGAAAATTATTACACATATTTTCActcatagtttattacattcttCGTCATAAAACTTGAACCCACTATTTATAGGTTCAAATCCTAGAAATACTGAGACATTATACGTGCATTTAAtgatactctttttttttttaacaacagatATTCATTAAcaactagcaagatgctagaaaATGATTTTACAAGGTGATTAAGATACAAGTTTTTACCAACCGAGATACCAggaaaaatgtttttattttttgcttcCATAAAAACCACATTTAATGCTTCCATACCAATGATAAAGAGAAACGGGGAAAGGGGTCGCCTTGATGAAGACCCCGTTTAACCCGAATGAAGACAACCCTCAATCCAATTtagccatttttttttttttttgagaaccCCATTTGTTCCATAATAGAGATAATAAAGTTCCAATCAATGGTATCGAAAAATCTCATTGACCATAAGAGAACCGTCAATGATTTGTCTATCTTTGATATAGGCAGTTTGAGCTTCACTAGTAATCGAGGAAATGACACTTTGTAACCTATCTGCAAGGACTTTGGCGATAATTTTGTATTGACACCCGATGAGACTTATGGGTCGAAAATCTTTAATCAAAAGTGGGTCATTAATTTTAGGAATGAGAGTAATAAATGACGCGCGAGTTGGCATTTAATGATACTTTGTCTATTAAAGTAAATGGCATTATATTGTTCATTTTGGTATAAGAAAGAAAATCATTATTACGTGGAACTATGGAAGAAATGATAAATACTCgtatgtgttttttatttttcaaaaaaatttaagagtAGGATAAATGTAACAGTACGGAAGTAAAGAAGTCTACAATTAAGtttgaaaaattaagaaaaatgacCAGATGGATGAATAAAGTTAGGGAAAGATGTCGCAATAAGCAAACGTAACTGGAGTACAGAAATCATTTGTTGAGCTTTATTggaaatgaaatataaatgtaattattgTTACtcgtatattaattaataatataatatactcaAAAGTTTAATAAGCCAATCTCTCTGTTTGAGTTTGACTTGTGTTCCCTGTGTATAGTATTATACAATATTTTGATAAACCAAAAGAAAGTCTCTCCCTCCATAAAAAGCCAACTAGCATACCCACCAAACATATTTTGTCCAAAgagagagatatatatatagatagatagatagagagAGACTACTTCttctggaaagaaagaaaaaaaaaaagaatccaAATAAAAATAAGCAGTGAGATACATATATAGTTAAGCTAgcattaataattataagagAGACATGGGAAGAGCCCCTTGTTGTGACAAAGCAAATGTGAAGAAAGGGCCATGGTCTCCTGAGGAAGACGCAAAGCTTAAAGAATTCATTGACAAGTTTGGTACTGGTGGTAACTGGATTGCTCTCCCTCAAAAAGCTGGTATTTTAATTTAACCTTCTAGCTTCTTCATTGTTTCATGTAGCTAGTGTGACAACAACTtttgtatattaataatttacaaaaataaggaaaacaacaactatatatatatatatatatgtatatgtgaattACTAGCTACGTACTGCAGGTCTTAAAAGGTGTGGGAAGAGTTGCAGGTTAAGATGGCTAAACTATCTGAGGCCCAATATTCGACATGGTGAAttttctgatgatgaagataggATCATTTGCAGCTTGTATGCTACCATTGGTAGCCGGTACGTCAatcatcaattatatatatattactgatATATGTAGGTCAAACACAATGTGTaaaatttgaagattatataCGAACATGTGTTTATGTGATAGACGTAGAGAAATTAAGATCGatagagaaagaaaagataGTAAGATTGTGCCAGCTAATAGAAAATGATTGATTAATACAACTttggtaattaattaaaaagattcgACAAAGTCTTGACAACTATATatggtgtatgtatatataatggaGTATTTATTTATGggaatgctaaatacagccctaagggctgtatttaacgtgcataaaacaaTTTGTACCTTCCgtattaaaagtccacccttgattttcatggtaaatgtacaaataatttatgcaccttaaacacaggcctaagggctgtatttagcaaacccctttatttatttattgagcCAGCCAATTGGATGTTTTACGGTATTATTTATGGAAAGGTTAGTTACTAATTAAGTAATTAGATGTAAATTTCAAGTGTTACCTAAAATGTAGTATTACGGTGCAGATGGTCAGTAATAGCAGCTCAGCTACCAGGAAGGACTGACAATGATATCAAGAATTACTGGAACACCAAGCTCAAGAAGAAGCTCTTGACTATGTTTCCATCCACAACTCTTGTTCAAGAAAAACATCAAACTAATTTCTTTCCATCTACTATGTCCTCCTTACAACCACCATTATTATTACCACATCAATATGATGatctcaataataataatacatcatcTCCTCATCATCAATTCTTGAacacttcatcatcatcatcatcattttacactactactactactactttcTCCCCCACTAACAACTTCATGAATGTTGATCACAACACTACTAGTAATGCCAACTCGATTTTAGttcatgatgatgatcatcatGTTAACAATGTGATCATCAATGATCTTTCATCACCACATTCATCATCTCATCATGTAATTAACAGTTTGATGAtgaccaacaacaacaacaacataggTAGTGTTAATGATGATCATAACTCCCtatataataatcatcataGTCCAATGCAAACAGAACAGTATCATAACATGAAGTTAGAAGGAATGCTCATGTTTGGAACTCCCAGTACAAGTTGCTCTACTTCCTCTGAAGGTCTTCATCACCAGCCAAATCAGATCAAGCAAGAGAATCATGACCTGATAACTACTACCCttcttgatcatcatcatcatgttcTTGGAGATGATCATCATACCCCTGCAGCTACTAGTTTCATGATGGATTATCACAAGCAAAATCATGAGTACATGATCAAGAATAACCACCACAATGTAGGTCCCATAAtattaaatagtaataataatagtgcTAATAATGATCTGCTTGCAATGGAAGTGAATAAGCAACTGATGATGAACTTGAGCAGCAGCTACTACTTGTTCAATCATGATggtactactactactactgaTGAAACCAAGACAACACACTTTCAGAAAGGAATGTGTTCCTACTATTACTgattagctagctagctagctatagATTATTCAAAATTTGATGTAATTAATTAAGACAAGCTGCTAGATGCAGCATGATCATGATGAcgagctagctagctagctatagGTAATTATGATTTGAAAAGGCAGGCAGGCAGGCAGGCAGGGTGCTTTTGGTTTTAATTCAATTAATTCTAGCTAGTGGAAGTTCAAGAGTGATCAGACTTTTGAGAGCAGTTTATTGGTGTTTGTATTGTTGATCTATCTGTACTTGATGGTTACTTAATTATAAACCAATGCAAATTAAAGTTGTTTTCTAACATTGTGTTTGGTTTTACACATTTTCTTGTGTAACTTTTAACGTGGCTCTTATTTTTATAGTATGATTATATTATCATCATGTTACTAGCTGCTAGTTGTACCTAAAGAATGCATCCTTTCGATCGATCACGTTATTTGTgctactatatatatgtgtctGTCAATTATATATTGCATCATGCGTTGATATTGAAATAATGTTGCAATAAGTCAAGGCGGCTAGAGTGAGTATAATTAACTAAAAGAAACACaaaaattaggaaattaatgTTATCTTAGTTGGATTTTAATGTATGTTCTTGCTTATGTTGACTTTTTCTTACCCGTTAAAGTGTCATCTTCACTTCTAGATGGTCAAGGGtgcattaattatttatagGTAGCTTGAGAATATGTACAAAATCATGTATGACAAAAGTATATTTGTCAAATTTTGGAAAATTTATGCATGAGTTATATTGTATAGTTGCATGGGACCAAGAAAGGATTCACATATATTTTACTTTGCGAGCATTaattaatgtttcttttttttgttttatcgGGTTACTTATTTGGTGGGCTTGATGGTGCTTCTTTATTAGGAGGTTTGAAAATGTAACCTTATATagtaaaaacataaacatatatattatactagatATTTTACCCCGCCTGATGCGCggctagttaaaaaggttattttatgtattaataaatagctattctataggcttattatgttgaaattgattatgttatagttaatgaTTAATTTCTGGATTACTAtggtcatcttttgtcttttatgacatgtcgatatcacagtaaacctactatagtgattacacaccaacatttaacctaagatattttgatatcatcaacaaatcaaacgtaaatcgataatgtagcatgatatatatatattcatcaaacgaaataaaatatacaaagtaaaaaaactaaacatgacaaaaatttagtcatataaaatacacataaatacaatacgaataagtaaaaaattaataagataaataagagaaaatcattatagtttttgctttcagttatgctgaaaagatgaagaaaaaacCTTATGTAGTGACGGGAAAAAGTAATCCTAAATacaattaggaaataaagtattttatctctaacaatcaagaaattcattcgtaaaactcaaaataactacttttatcattataaaatagacatttttttgtggctagaataacctattttggttaaggtttcagccaagagaacgaaggagaaacaacaaaattgtttggtcgtgtataacctaataatatttttaaataaattttaaaatttgatatagtcttcaaagttgtatatattttaataaataatattatttatgtcaaatatcattgccaaattaatagatgtattggacggcttcttatatcttaatatgggttttgagtttttttttttaattttgtgtatatagttttgatttaatattttatgttatatttaataaaataaattatattggtttgagaataaatagaggttataagataaatattgtaaacaaagtatggagatgccacgtaggatacaatcctatgtggcaatgtttaaaGCTAGCTTTAGGCTGAAAGAAGGGTTTAAAAGGCTatgatttttactgttttaatatatatatatatatatatatatatagattggtatACGACagaagaataactttataaattaaaaaccaattaaaaaatacttcatgattatgataaattaacaacaaagaaaactgtgaaacataatatatgtatagatagattattaagaataactttataaattaaaaaccaattgaaaaatactccataattatgataaattaacaacgaaaaaaactgtgaaacataatatatgtatagtttgattatgaagtgtatatagtaaatagaaaatgaaaaaaaaaagaagaaagaatagataataaaatatcatggattatgagtcatgaattatgaagtgtttatagttaaaataaaaaagttaaaaaatgtcatgcaatgttagtcgtgattttttatatatgtttgatttatttaaatataaattatatatatatatgctttttctatatgccatatttaaaatatatgtatatatatattatattatttaatgaaaatctattagtgtgaaaaaaatatggaggtgtcacgtag includes the following:
- the LOC122585351 gene encoding transcription factor RAX3-like, with the protein product MGRAPCCDKANVKKGPWSPEEDAKLKEFIDKFGTGGNWIALPQKAGLKRCGKSCRLRWLNYLRPNIRHGEFSDDEDRIICSLYATIGSRWSVIAAQLPGRTDNDIKNYWNTKLKKKLLTMFPSTTLVQEKHQTNFFPSTMSSLQPPLLLPHQYDDLNNNNTSSPHHQFLNTSSSSSSFYTTTTTTFSPTNNFMNVDHNTTSNANSILVHDDDHHVNNVIINDLSSPHSSSHHVINSLMMTNNNNNIGSVNDDHNSLYNNHHSPMQTEQYHNMKLEGMLMFGTPSTSCSTSSEGLHHQPNQIKQENHDLITTTLLDHHHHVLGDDHHTPAATSFMMDYHKQNHEYMIKNNHHNVGPIILNSNNNSANNDLLAMEVNKQLMMNLSSSYYLFNHDGTTTTTDETKTTHFQKGMCSYYY